One Mangifera indica cultivar Alphonso chromosome 4, CATAS_Mindica_2.1, whole genome shotgun sequence genomic region harbors:
- the LOC123212965 gene encoding probable inactive purple acid phosphatase 1 isoform X5 has product MHKLVILANFLFCAIIQLSVKSCPLSEAFYLQTGDTSHLPLLCHYPVKAQFVSNDPDYLSCRKQECKKYNNTECVVKSCSGSVTFHVINIRTDIEFVFFAAGFETPCILRRSDPINFANANQPLYGHISSIDSSGTSMRLTWVSGDKGPQQVQYGDGKSETSQVSTFSQADMCSSLVPSPAKDFGWHDPGYIHSAVMTGLQPSSKFSYRYGSNSVGWSKQIDFRTPSAGGSNELKFLAYGDMGKAPLDASTEHYIQIQSVGLTLTRRVPFDLVKARFGLKTLPGSISVVKAMTQEIDNGNVDSIFHIGDISYATGFLVEWDYFLNLITPLASRVSYMTAIGNHERDYINSGSVYITPDSGGECGVPYETYFPMPTPAKDKPWYSIEQGPVHFTVMSTEHDWSFNSEQYNWMKMDMASVDRSKTPWLIFTGHRPMYTSSGGLLNVDGRFAQEVEPLLLQSKVDLVLFGHVHNYERTCSVFQSRCLAMPAKDANGTDTYDHSNYKAPVQAVIGMAGFKLDGFQKNETWSLSKMMKFGYLRVHATKEDMKLEFVEADTRKVGDSFRIIKR; this is encoded by the exons ATGCACAAACTGGTGATTTTAGCCAACTTCCTCTTCTGTGCCATTATCCAGTTAAG TGTGAAGAGTTGTCCCTTAAGCGAGGCTTTCTATCTTCAGACTGGAGATACAAGTCATCTTCCTCTCCTCTGCCATTATCCTGTGAAG GCACAGTTTGTGAGCAACGATCCAGATTATCTGAGTTGCAGGAAGCAGGAATGCAAGAAGTATAACAATACCGAATGTGTGGTGAAATCATGCAGTGGTTCAGTAACTTTTCATGTCATTAACATCAGAACAGACATTGAATTCGTTTTCTTTGCTGCTGGATTTGAGACGCCTTGCATTTTGAGACGGTCAGATCCTATCAATTTTGCCAATGCAAATCAGCCTTTATATGGACATATATCGAGCATAGACTCTTCAGGAACATCT ATGAGATTGACATGGGTCAGTGGGGATAAGGGACCCCAACAAGTCCAATATGGAGATGGAAAATCAGAGACATCACAAGTTTCTACCTTCTCGCAAGCTGACATGTGCA GCTCTCTTGTACCAAGTCCAGCGAAGGATTTTGGGTGGCATGATCCTGGATATATTCATTCAGCAGTCATGACAGGACTTCAGCCCTCATCCAAATTTTCCTACAGATATGGAAG TAATTCAGTTGGCTGGAGTAAGCAAATCGATTTCCGGACTCCGTCTGCCGGAGGATCAAATGAACTCAAGTTTCTTGCATATGGCGATATGGGAAAGGCTCCTCTTGATGCCTCAACTGAACACTACATACAG ATTCAATCGGTTGGACTGACGTTGACCCGGAGAGTACCCTTTGATCTGGTCAAGGCACGGTTCGGTCTGAAAACTTTG CCAGGATCTATCTCAGTGGTGAAAGCCATGACTCAAGAAATAGATAATGGCAATGTAGACTCAATCTTCCACATCGGAGACATCAGCTATGCAACAGGCTTCTTGGTTGAATGGGACTACTTCCTCAACCTTATAACCCCTTTGGCTTCAAGAGTTTCTTACATGACTGCAATTGGAAACCATGAAAG GGATTACATAAATTCAGGGTCAGTGTATATCACTCCGGATTCAGGTGGAGAATGTGGAGTTCCTTATGAGACATATTTTCCGATGCCAACTCCGGCAAAGGATAAGCCATGGTATTCCATCGAACAAGGTCCTGTTCACTTCACAGTCATGTCTACTGAGCATGACTGGTCATTTAATTCTGAACAG TATAACTGGATGAAAATGGATATGGCTTCGGTGGATCGATCAAAAACCCCTTGGTTAATTTTTACAGG GCACAGACCAATGTATACTTCTTCTGGTGGACTGCTGAATGTGGACGGGCGCTTTGCTCAAGAGGTAGAACCATTACTTCTTCAAAGCAAG GTTGATCTGGTGCTCTTCGGCCATGTTCATAACTATGAGAGAACCTGCTCAGTTTTTCAAAGCAGATGCCTCGCCATGCCTGCAAAAGATGCAAACGGGACAGACACATATGATCATAGCAATTACAAAGCACCAGTGCAGGCTGTAATTGGCATGGCTGGCTTCAAATTGGACGGTTtccaaaaaaat GAGACCTGGAGTTTGTCGAAGATGATGAAATTCGGATACCTAAGAGTTCATGCCACAAAGGAAGACATGAAATTAGAG TTTGTAGAAGCAGACAC
- the LOC123212965 gene encoding nucleotide pyrophosphatase/phosphodiesterase-like isoform X4: MMFQDVPLTVFFMHKLVILANFLFCAIIQLSVKSCPLSEAFYLQTGDTSHLPLLCHYPVKAQFVSNDPDYLSCRKQECKKYNNTECVVKSCSGSVTFHVINIRTDIEFVFFAAGFETPCILRRSDPINFANANQPLYGHISSIDSSGTSMRLTWVSGDKGPQQVQYGDGKSETSQVSTFSQADMCSSLVPSPAKDFGWHDPGYIHSAVMTGLQPSSKFSYRYGSNSVGWSKQIDFRTPSAGGSNELKFLAYGDMGKAPLDASTEHYIQIQSVGLTLTRRVPFDLVKARFGLKTLPGSISVVKAMTQEIDNGNVDSIFHIGDISYATGFLVEWDYFLNLITPLASRVSYMTAIGNHERDYINSGSVYITPDSGGECGVPYETYFPMPTPAKDKPWYSIEQGPVHFTVMSTEHDWSFNSEQYNWMKMDMASVDRSKTPWLIFTGHRPMYTSSGGLLNVDGRFAQEVEPLLLQSKVDLVLFGHVHNYERTCSVFQSRCLAMPAKDANGTDTYDHSNYKAPVQAVIGMAGFKLDGFQKNETWSLSKMMKFGYLRVHATKEDMKLEFVEADTRKVGDSFRIIKR, translated from the exons ATGA TGTTTCAGGATGTCCCGTTGACGGTTTTCTTTATGCACAAACTGGTGATTTTAGCCAACTTCCTCTTCTGTGCCATTATCCAGTTAAG TGTGAAGAGTTGTCCCTTAAGCGAGGCTTTCTATCTTCAGACTGGAGATACAAGTCATCTTCCTCTCCTCTGCCATTATCCTGTGAAG GCACAGTTTGTGAGCAACGATCCAGATTATCTGAGTTGCAGGAAGCAGGAATGCAAGAAGTATAACAATACCGAATGTGTGGTGAAATCATGCAGTGGTTCAGTAACTTTTCATGTCATTAACATCAGAACAGACATTGAATTCGTTTTCTTTGCTGCTGGATTTGAGACGCCTTGCATTTTGAGACGGTCAGATCCTATCAATTTTGCCAATGCAAATCAGCCTTTATATGGACATATATCGAGCATAGACTCTTCAGGAACATCT ATGAGATTGACATGGGTCAGTGGGGATAAGGGACCCCAACAAGTCCAATATGGAGATGGAAAATCAGAGACATCACAAGTTTCTACCTTCTCGCAAGCTGACATGTGCA GCTCTCTTGTACCAAGTCCAGCGAAGGATTTTGGGTGGCATGATCCTGGATATATTCATTCAGCAGTCATGACAGGACTTCAGCCCTCATCCAAATTTTCCTACAGATATGGAAG TAATTCAGTTGGCTGGAGTAAGCAAATCGATTTCCGGACTCCGTCTGCCGGAGGATCAAATGAACTCAAGTTTCTTGCATATGGCGATATGGGAAAGGCTCCTCTTGATGCCTCAACTGAACACTACATACAG ATTCAATCGGTTGGACTGACGTTGACCCGGAGAGTACCCTTTGATCTGGTCAAGGCACGGTTCGGTCTGAAAACTTTG CCAGGATCTATCTCAGTGGTGAAAGCCATGACTCAAGAAATAGATAATGGCAATGTAGACTCAATCTTCCACATCGGAGACATCAGCTATGCAACAGGCTTCTTGGTTGAATGGGACTACTTCCTCAACCTTATAACCCCTTTGGCTTCAAGAGTTTCTTACATGACTGCAATTGGAAACCATGAAAG GGATTACATAAATTCAGGGTCAGTGTATATCACTCCGGATTCAGGTGGAGAATGTGGAGTTCCTTATGAGACATATTTTCCGATGCCAACTCCGGCAAAGGATAAGCCATGGTATTCCATCGAACAAGGTCCTGTTCACTTCACAGTCATGTCTACTGAGCATGACTGGTCATTTAATTCTGAACAG TATAACTGGATGAAAATGGATATGGCTTCGGTGGATCGATCAAAAACCCCTTGGTTAATTTTTACAGG GCACAGACCAATGTATACTTCTTCTGGTGGACTGCTGAATGTGGACGGGCGCTTTGCTCAAGAGGTAGAACCATTACTTCTTCAAAGCAAG GTTGATCTGGTGCTCTTCGGCCATGTTCATAACTATGAGAGAACCTGCTCAGTTTTTCAAAGCAGATGCCTCGCCATGCCTGCAAAAGATGCAAACGGGACAGACACATATGATCATAGCAATTACAAAGCACCAGTGCAGGCTGTAATTGGCATGGCTGGCTTCAAATTGGACGGTTtccaaaaaaat GAGACCTGGAGTTTGTCGAAGATGATGAAATTCGGATACCTAAGAGTTCATGCCACAAAGGAAGACATGAAATTAGAG TTTGTAGAAGCAGACAC
- the LOC123212965 gene encoding probable inactive purple acid phosphatase 1 isoform X2, with protein sequence MEPLKFSFLLSVFLLFFGRSWPLPLHPMIVNSTIQHRNYTAISKFRVLNRRALLDCPVNNPFLHINVSSGSSKLSDEEFVTVTVSGVLRPSEGHWVAMISPSHHDVSGCPVDGFLYAQTGDFSQLPLLCHYPVKAQFVSNDPDYLSCRKQECKKYNNTECVVKSCSGSVTFHVINIRTDIEFVFFAAGFETPCILRRSDPINFANANQPLYGHISSIDSSGTSMRLTWVSGDKGPQQVQYGDGKSETSQVSTFSQADMCSSLVPSPAKDFGWHDPGYIHSAVMTGLQPSSKFSYRYGSNSVGWSKQIDFRTPSAGGSNELKFLAYGDMGKAPLDASTEHYIQIQSVGLTLTRRVPFDLVKARFGLKTLPGSISVVKAMTQEIDNGNVDSIFHIGDISYATGFLVEWDYFLNLITPLASRVSYMTAIGNHERDYINSGSVYITPDSGGECGVPYETYFPMPTPAKDKPWYSIEQGPVHFTVMSTEHDWSFNSEQYNWMKMDMASVDRSKTPWLIFTGHRPMYTSSGGLLNVDGRFAQEVEPLLLQSKVDLVLFGHVHNYERTCSVFQSRCLAMPAKDANGTDTYDHSNYKAPVQAVIGMAGFKLDGFQKNETWSLSKMMKFGYLRVHATKEDMKLEFVEADTRKVGDSFRIIKR encoded by the exons ATGGAGCCTTTGAAATTCTCCTTCCTTCTGTCTGTTTTTCTTCTGTTCTTTGGCCGTTCTTGGCCGCTGCCGTTGCATCCAATGATCGTCAACTCAACCATTCAACACCGAAATTACACTGCAATATCAAAGTTCAGAGTACTGAATAGAAGAGCTTTATTGGACTGTCCTGTCAATAACCCTTTTCTCCATATCAATGTTAGTTCAGGTTCCAGCAAGCTTTCTGATGAAGAATTTGTCACGGTAACTGTTAGTGGCGTTTTGCGTCCCTCCGAAGGTCATTGGGTTGCCATGATCTCACCTTCTCATCATGA TGTTTCAGGATGTCCCGTTGACGGTTTTCTTTATGCACAAACTGGTGATTTTAGCCAACTTCCTCTTCTGTGCCATTATCCAGTTAAG GCACAGTTTGTGAGCAACGATCCAGATTATCTGAGTTGCAGGAAGCAGGAATGCAAGAAGTATAACAATACCGAATGTGTGGTGAAATCATGCAGTGGTTCAGTAACTTTTCATGTCATTAACATCAGAACAGACATTGAATTCGTTTTCTTTGCTGCTGGATTTGAGACGCCTTGCATTTTGAGACGGTCAGATCCTATCAATTTTGCCAATGCAAATCAGCCTTTATATGGACATATATCGAGCATAGACTCTTCAGGAACATCT ATGAGATTGACATGGGTCAGTGGGGATAAGGGACCCCAACAAGTCCAATATGGAGATGGAAAATCAGAGACATCACAAGTTTCTACCTTCTCGCAAGCTGACATGTGCA GCTCTCTTGTACCAAGTCCAGCGAAGGATTTTGGGTGGCATGATCCTGGATATATTCATTCAGCAGTCATGACAGGACTTCAGCCCTCATCCAAATTTTCCTACAGATATGGAAG TAATTCAGTTGGCTGGAGTAAGCAAATCGATTTCCGGACTCCGTCTGCCGGAGGATCAAATGAACTCAAGTTTCTTGCATATGGCGATATGGGAAAGGCTCCTCTTGATGCCTCAACTGAACACTACATACAG ATTCAATCGGTTGGACTGACGTTGACCCGGAGAGTACCCTTTGATCTGGTCAAGGCACGGTTCGGTCTGAAAACTTTG CCAGGATCTATCTCAGTGGTGAAAGCCATGACTCAAGAAATAGATAATGGCAATGTAGACTCAATCTTCCACATCGGAGACATCAGCTATGCAACAGGCTTCTTGGTTGAATGGGACTACTTCCTCAACCTTATAACCCCTTTGGCTTCAAGAGTTTCTTACATGACTGCAATTGGAAACCATGAAAG GGATTACATAAATTCAGGGTCAGTGTATATCACTCCGGATTCAGGTGGAGAATGTGGAGTTCCTTATGAGACATATTTTCCGATGCCAACTCCGGCAAAGGATAAGCCATGGTATTCCATCGAACAAGGTCCTGTTCACTTCACAGTCATGTCTACTGAGCATGACTGGTCATTTAATTCTGAACAG TATAACTGGATGAAAATGGATATGGCTTCGGTGGATCGATCAAAAACCCCTTGGTTAATTTTTACAGG GCACAGACCAATGTATACTTCTTCTGGTGGACTGCTGAATGTGGACGGGCGCTTTGCTCAAGAGGTAGAACCATTACTTCTTCAAAGCAAG GTTGATCTGGTGCTCTTCGGCCATGTTCATAACTATGAGAGAACCTGCTCAGTTTTTCAAAGCAGATGCCTCGCCATGCCTGCAAAAGATGCAAACGGGACAGACACATATGATCATAGCAATTACAAAGCACCAGTGCAGGCTGTAATTGGCATGGCTGGCTTCAAATTGGACGGTTtccaaaaaaat GAGACCTGGAGTTTGTCGAAGATGATGAAATTCGGATACCTAAGAGTTCATGCCACAAAGGAAGACATGAAATTAGAG TTTGTAGAAGCAGACAC
- the LOC123212965 gene encoding probable inactive purple acid phosphatase 1 isoform X7: protein MRCPVDGFLYAQTGDFSQLPLLCHYPVKAQFVSNDPDYLSCRKQECKKYNNTECVVKSCSGSVTFHVINIRTDIEFVFFAAGFETPCILRRSDPINFANANQPLYGHISSIDSSGTSMRLTWVSGDKGPQQVQYGDGKSETSQVSTFSQADMCSSLVPSPAKDFGWHDPGYIHSAVMTGLQPSSKFSYRYGSNSVGWSKQIDFRTPSAGGSNELKFLAYGDMGKAPLDASTEHYIQIQSVGLTLTRRVPFDLVKARFGLKTLPGSISVVKAMTQEIDNGNVDSIFHIGDISYATGFLVEWDYFLNLITPLASRVSYMTAIGNHERDYINSGSVYITPDSGGECGVPYETYFPMPTPAKDKPWYSIEQGPVHFTVMSTEHDWSFNSEQYNWMKMDMASVDRSKTPWLIFTGHRPMYTSSGGLLNVDGRFAQEVEPLLLQSKVDLVLFGHVHNYERTCSVFQSRCLAMPAKDANGTDTYDHSNYKAPVQAVIGMAGFKLDGFQKNETWSLSKMMKFGYLRVHATKEDMKLEFVEADTRKVGDSFRIIKR from the exons ATGA GATGTCCCGTTGACGGTTTTCTTTATGCACAAACTGGTGATTTTAGCCAACTTCCTCTTCTGTGCCATTATCCAGTTAAG GCACAGTTTGTGAGCAACGATCCAGATTATCTGAGTTGCAGGAAGCAGGAATGCAAGAAGTATAACAATACCGAATGTGTGGTGAAATCATGCAGTGGTTCAGTAACTTTTCATGTCATTAACATCAGAACAGACATTGAATTCGTTTTCTTTGCTGCTGGATTTGAGACGCCTTGCATTTTGAGACGGTCAGATCCTATCAATTTTGCCAATGCAAATCAGCCTTTATATGGACATATATCGAGCATAGACTCTTCAGGAACATCT ATGAGATTGACATGGGTCAGTGGGGATAAGGGACCCCAACAAGTCCAATATGGAGATGGAAAATCAGAGACATCACAAGTTTCTACCTTCTCGCAAGCTGACATGTGCA GCTCTCTTGTACCAAGTCCAGCGAAGGATTTTGGGTGGCATGATCCTGGATATATTCATTCAGCAGTCATGACAGGACTTCAGCCCTCATCCAAATTTTCCTACAGATATGGAAG TAATTCAGTTGGCTGGAGTAAGCAAATCGATTTCCGGACTCCGTCTGCCGGAGGATCAAATGAACTCAAGTTTCTTGCATATGGCGATATGGGAAAGGCTCCTCTTGATGCCTCAACTGAACACTACATACAG ATTCAATCGGTTGGACTGACGTTGACCCGGAGAGTACCCTTTGATCTGGTCAAGGCACGGTTCGGTCTGAAAACTTTG CCAGGATCTATCTCAGTGGTGAAAGCCATGACTCAAGAAATAGATAATGGCAATGTAGACTCAATCTTCCACATCGGAGACATCAGCTATGCAACAGGCTTCTTGGTTGAATGGGACTACTTCCTCAACCTTATAACCCCTTTGGCTTCAAGAGTTTCTTACATGACTGCAATTGGAAACCATGAAAG GGATTACATAAATTCAGGGTCAGTGTATATCACTCCGGATTCAGGTGGAGAATGTGGAGTTCCTTATGAGACATATTTTCCGATGCCAACTCCGGCAAAGGATAAGCCATGGTATTCCATCGAACAAGGTCCTGTTCACTTCACAGTCATGTCTACTGAGCATGACTGGTCATTTAATTCTGAACAG TATAACTGGATGAAAATGGATATGGCTTCGGTGGATCGATCAAAAACCCCTTGGTTAATTTTTACAGG GCACAGACCAATGTATACTTCTTCTGGTGGACTGCTGAATGTGGACGGGCGCTTTGCTCAAGAGGTAGAACCATTACTTCTTCAAAGCAAG GTTGATCTGGTGCTCTTCGGCCATGTTCATAACTATGAGAGAACCTGCTCAGTTTTTCAAAGCAGATGCCTCGCCATGCCTGCAAAAGATGCAAACGGGACAGACACATATGATCATAGCAATTACAAAGCACCAGTGCAGGCTGTAATTGGCATGGCTGGCTTCAAATTGGACGGTTtccaaaaaaat GAGACCTGGAGTTTGTCGAAGATGATGAAATTCGGATACCTAAGAGTTCATGCCACAAAGGAAGACATGAAATTAGAG TTTGTAGAAGCAGACAC
- the LOC123212965 gene encoding probable inactive purple acid phosphatase 1 isoform X1, producing the protein MSVHPESLLAMAASTVPSRIFLKPLCFLLILLFLGFCSSLLHPSVANSVYEHRNHTAISAFRVVNRRSLLECPNLNPYLQVNVSKTSDLADEEFVTVTVSGVLHPAHSDWVAMISPSHASVKSCPLSEAFYLQTGDTSHLPLLCHYPVKAQFVSNDPDYLSCRKQECKKYNNTECVVKSCSGSVTFHVINIRTDIEFVFFAAGFETPCILRRSDPINFANANQPLYGHISSIDSSGTSMRLTWVSGDKGPQQVQYGDGKSETSQVSTFSQADMCSSLVPSPAKDFGWHDPGYIHSAVMTGLQPSSKFSYRYGSNSVGWSKQIDFRTPSAGGSNELKFLAYGDMGKAPLDASTEHYIQIQSVGLTLTRRVPFDLVKARFGLKTLPGSISVVKAMTQEIDNGNVDSIFHIGDISYATGFLVEWDYFLNLITPLASRVSYMTAIGNHERDYINSGSVYITPDSGGECGVPYETYFPMPTPAKDKPWYSIEQGPVHFTVMSTEHDWSFNSEQYNWMKMDMASVDRSKTPWLIFTGHRPMYTSSGGLLNVDGRFAQEVEPLLLQSKVDLVLFGHVHNYERTCSVFQSRCLAMPAKDANGTDTYDHSNYKAPVQAVIGMAGFKLDGFQKNETWSLSKMMKFGYLRVHATKEDMKLEFVEADTRKVGDSFRIIKR; encoded by the exons atgtcTGTACATCCGGAATCACTGCTTGCAATGGCAGCCTCCACTGTTCCTTCCAGGATTTTCCTGAAGCCATTGTGTTTCctgttgattttgttgtttcttggTTTTTGTTCATCGTTGTTGCATCCTTCGGTGGCCAACTCAGTTTATGAACACCGTAACCACACCGCCATATCTGCGTTTCGAGTAGTGAACAGAAGATCTTTGTTGGAGTGTCCTAATCTCAACCCTTATCTCCAAGTTAACGTCAGTAAAACTTCTGACCTCGCCGATGAAGAGTTTGTCACGGTGACTGTCAGCGGAGTCTTGCATCCTGCACACAGTGATTGGGTTGCTATGATCTCGCCTTCTCATGCTTC TGTGAAGAGTTGTCCCTTAAGCGAGGCTTTCTATCTTCAGACTGGAGATACAAGTCATCTTCCTCTCCTCTGCCATTATCCTGTGAAG GCACAGTTTGTGAGCAACGATCCAGATTATCTGAGTTGCAGGAAGCAGGAATGCAAGAAGTATAACAATACCGAATGTGTGGTGAAATCATGCAGTGGTTCAGTAACTTTTCATGTCATTAACATCAGAACAGACATTGAATTCGTTTTCTTTGCTGCTGGATTTGAGACGCCTTGCATTTTGAGACGGTCAGATCCTATCAATTTTGCCAATGCAAATCAGCCTTTATATGGACATATATCGAGCATAGACTCTTCAGGAACATCT ATGAGATTGACATGGGTCAGTGGGGATAAGGGACCCCAACAAGTCCAATATGGAGATGGAAAATCAGAGACATCACAAGTTTCTACCTTCTCGCAAGCTGACATGTGCA GCTCTCTTGTACCAAGTCCAGCGAAGGATTTTGGGTGGCATGATCCTGGATATATTCATTCAGCAGTCATGACAGGACTTCAGCCCTCATCCAAATTTTCCTACAGATATGGAAG TAATTCAGTTGGCTGGAGTAAGCAAATCGATTTCCGGACTCCGTCTGCCGGAGGATCAAATGAACTCAAGTTTCTTGCATATGGCGATATGGGAAAGGCTCCTCTTGATGCCTCAACTGAACACTACATACAG ATTCAATCGGTTGGACTGACGTTGACCCGGAGAGTACCCTTTGATCTGGTCAAGGCACGGTTCGGTCTGAAAACTTTG CCAGGATCTATCTCAGTGGTGAAAGCCATGACTCAAGAAATAGATAATGGCAATGTAGACTCAATCTTCCACATCGGAGACATCAGCTATGCAACAGGCTTCTTGGTTGAATGGGACTACTTCCTCAACCTTATAACCCCTTTGGCTTCAAGAGTTTCTTACATGACTGCAATTGGAAACCATGAAAG GGATTACATAAATTCAGGGTCAGTGTATATCACTCCGGATTCAGGTGGAGAATGTGGAGTTCCTTATGAGACATATTTTCCGATGCCAACTCCGGCAAAGGATAAGCCATGGTATTCCATCGAACAAGGTCCTGTTCACTTCACAGTCATGTCTACTGAGCATGACTGGTCATTTAATTCTGAACAG TATAACTGGATGAAAATGGATATGGCTTCGGTGGATCGATCAAAAACCCCTTGGTTAATTTTTACAGG GCACAGACCAATGTATACTTCTTCTGGTGGACTGCTGAATGTGGACGGGCGCTTTGCTCAAGAGGTAGAACCATTACTTCTTCAAAGCAAG GTTGATCTGGTGCTCTTCGGCCATGTTCATAACTATGAGAGAACCTGCTCAGTTTTTCAAAGCAGATGCCTCGCCATGCCTGCAAAAGATGCAAACGGGACAGACACATATGATCATAGCAATTACAAAGCACCAGTGCAGGCTGTAATTGGCATGGCTGGCTTCAAATTGGACGGTTtccaaaaaaat GAGACCTGGAGTTTGTCGAAGATGATGAAATTCGGATACCTAAGAGTTCATGCCACAAAGGAAGACATGAAATTAGAG TTTGTAGAAGCAGACAC
- the LOC123212965 gene encoding probable inactive purple acid phosphatase 1 isoform X6 → MISPSHASVKSCPLSEAFYLQTGDTSHLPLLCHYPVKAQFVSNDPDYLSCRKQECKKYNNTECVVKSCSGSVTFHVINIRTDIEFVFFAAGFETPCILRRSDPINFANANQPLYGHISSIDSSGTSMRLTWVSGDKGPQQVQYGDGKSETSQVSTFSQADMCSSLVPSPAKDFGWHDPGYIHSAVMTGLQPSSKFSYRYGSNSVGWSKQIDFRTPSAGGSNELKFLAYGDMGKAPLDASTEHYIQIQSVGLTLTRRVPFDLVKARFGLKTLPGSISVVKAMTQEIDNGNVDSIFHIGDISYATGFLVEWDYFLNLITPLASRVSYMTAIGNHERDYINSGSVYITPDSGGECGVPYETYFPMPTPAKDKPWYSIEQGPVHFTVMSTEHDWSFNSEQYNWMKMDMASVDRSKTPWLIFTGHRPMYTSSGGLLNVDGRFAQEVEPLLLQSKVDLVLFGHVHNYERTCSVFQSRCLAMPAKDANGTDTYDHSNYKAPVQAVIGMAGFKLDGFQKNETWSLSKMMKFGYLRVHATKEDMKLEFVEADTRKVGDSFRIIKR, encoded by the exons ATGATCTCGCCTTCTCATGCTTC TGTGAAGAGTTGTCCCTTAAGCGAGGCTTTCTATCTTCAGACTGGAGATACAAGTCATCTTCCTCTCCTCTGCCATTATCCTGTGAAG GCACAGTTTGTGAGCAACGATCCAGATTATCTGAGTTGCAGGAAGCAGGAATGCAAGAAGTATAACAATACCGAATGTGTGGTGAAATCATGCAGTGGTTCAGTAACTTTTCATGTCATTAACATCAGAACAGACATTGAATTCGTTTTCTTTGCTGCTGGATTTGAGACGCCTTGCATTTTGAGACGGTCAGATCCTATCAATTTTGCCAATGCAAATCAGCCTTTATATGGACATATATCGAGCATAGACTCTTCAGGAACATCT ATGAGATTGACATGGGTCAGTGGGGATAAGGGACCCCAACAAGTCCAATATGGAGATGGAAAATCAGAGACATCACAAGTTTCTACCTTCTCGCAAGCTGACATGTGCA GCTCTCTTGTACCAAGTCCAGCGAAGGATTTTGGGTGGCATGATCCTGGATATATTCATTCAGCAGTCATGACAGGACTTCAGCCCTCATCCAAATTTTCCTACAGATATGGAAG TAATTCAGTTGGCTGGAGTAAGCAAATCGATTTCCGGACTCCGTCTGCCGGAGGATCAAATGAACTCAAGTTTCTTGCATATGGCGATATGGGAAAGGCTCCTCTTGATGCCTCAACTGAACACTACATACAG ATTCAATCGGTTGGACTGACGTTGACCCGGAGAGTACCCTTTGATCTGGTCAAGGCACGGTTCGGTCTGAAAACTTTG CCAGGATCTATCTCAGTGGTGAAAGCCATGACTCAAGAAATAGATAATGGCAATGTAGACTCAATCTTCCACATCGGAGACATCAGCTATGCAACAGGCTTCTTGGTTGAATGGGACTACTTCCTCAACCTTATAACCCCTTTGGCTTCAAGAGTTTCTTACATGACTGCAATTGGAAACCATGAAAG GGATTACATAAATTCAGGGTCAGTGTATATCACTCCGGATTCAGGTGGAGAATGTGGAGTTCCTTATGAGACATATTTTCCGATGCCAACTCCGGCAAAGGATAAGCCATGGTATTCCATCGAACAAGGTCCTGTTCACTTCACAGTCATGTCTACTGAGCATGACTGGTCATTTAATTCTGAACAG TATAACTGGATGAAAATGGATATGGCTTCGGTGGATCGATCAAAAACCCCTTGGTTAATTTTTACAGG GCACAGACCAATGTATACTTCTTCTGGTGGACTGCTGAATGTGGACGGGCGCTTTGCTCAAGAGGTAGAACCATTACTTCTTCAAAGCAAG GTTGATCTGGTGCTCTTCGGCCATGTTCATAACTATGAGAGAACCTGCTCAGTTTTTCAAAGCAGATGCCTCGCCATGCCTGCAAAAGATGCAAACGGGACAGACACATATGATCATAGCAATTACAAAGCACCAGTGCAGGCTGTAATTGGCATGGCTGGCTTCAAATTGGACGGTTtccaaaaaaat GAGACCTGGAGTTTGTCGAAGATGATGAAATTCGGATACCTAAGAGTTCATGCCACAAAGGAAGACATGAAATTAGAG TTTGTAGAAGCAGACAC